Sequence from the Aromatoleum petrolei genome:
CGCGCCCGAGCAGGCCGAGGCGATGACGGCGCCGCCCGCATAGGCCCCCCGCAGCCACGCGCACTCGGGCTCGAAGCGCCGCAACAACTCGTCGGTCGGCATCACCGCGATTTCGGGAATGCACACCAGTTCCGGCTGCGGCATGGCGTCGATGTGGCAGTCCGGGCACACGCGCACGCCGTTCCCGACCGTCAGCGGCGCACCGTCCACCGACACGACCACCGGCGCCATCAGCGGCAGGCCGGGCGTGCCATGCTCGATCAGGCCCCAGTCGCGCCCGGCCGAGTGGAACAGGTCGTGCATGCCGTACAGCACCGACGCGGTCGTCTCGGGGAAGGCGAGGATGGCGACTGTGGGCAGACTGTTTCCGCGGCGGGGGGCATGCATGGCGCGATCGTCCTGTTCGTGACCGTTTTCACCTTAGTCCACACCGGCCATCCACCCTAGGATGCATTCCAGACACCGGCGCCACGACGGCGCAACAAGGTGCACCACCCCAACGGAGAGACGCCATGAAATCGACCGACCTTGCCGGCAATCCCCTCAGCCCGACCGACGATGCCGCGCTCGCGCATTACGCACGGGCACTGCAGGAATTCCACTGTTACCGCGGCGACCCCGTCGCGACGATCAACGCGGCGACGGCCATCCAGCCGGATTTCGTGATGGGCCATGTGCTGCATGCCTGGCTGCATCTGCTCGGCACCGAACCCGAAGGCCTCGCCGTGGCGCGCGACGATGCGGCCAAGGCGGCGGCCTGTGCACCGAACCGCCGCGAGCAGGCGCATCTCGACGCGATCGCGCACTTCGCCGGCGGACGCTGGGAAGCGGCCGGGCGCGTGCTGGAGGACCTGGCGATCGAGTGGCCGCGCGACATCCTTGCGCTGCAGGCGGGGCATCTTGTCGACTTCTACCGCGGCGACTCGCGCATGCTGCGCGACCGCATCGCCCGCACGCTGCCGGCGTGGGACGCGTCCCTGCCCGGCTACCACGCGCTGCTCGGCATGCACGCCTTCGGCTGCGAGGAGACGGGCGACTACCGCCGCGCCGAGGCGCAGGGGCGGCGCGCGCTGGAGCTCGAACCGAGGGATTCCTGGGCTCACCACGCGCTCGCCCACGTGATCGAGATGGAGGGGCGCACCGCCGACGGCATCGCATGGATGCGCGAGCGCCAGCCGCACTGGGCCGAGGACAACTTCTTCGCCGTGCATAACTGGTGGCACCTCGCGATATTCCACCTCGACCGCGACGAGATCGACGAGGCGCTCGCGCTCTTCGACGGCCCGATCCACGGACCGCGCTCGGTGCTGATGCTGGACCTCGTGGACGCCTCGGCGCTGCTGTGCCGGCTGCAGTTCGCCGGCATCGACGTGGCCGCACGTTGGACGAGCATCGCGGAGTGCTGGCGCACCTCGGCACAGCCCGGGCTGTATGCCTTCAATGACCTGCACGCGATGATGGCCTGGCTCGGCGCGGGCCAGGACGCCAATGCGGGCGACTGGATGGCCGCGCAGCGCAATCTCGACGCGGCGCAGATCGGCGACCACGCCGAGATCGGGGCCACGGTCGGCGAACCGCTGCTGCGCGCCTTCGGCGACCTCGCTGCCGGCCGGTGCGCGGCGGCGGTCGAGACGCTGCGCAGCGTCCGCCCCATCGCCCACCGCTTCGGCGGCAGCCACGCGCAACGAGACCTCGTCGACCTCGCGCTGATCGAGGCGGCGCTGCGCGGCGGCCAGGTGCCGCTCGCACGCGCGCTGATCAACGAGCGCCTCGTGCGCAAGCCCGACAGCGCGATCAACCGCCGGCTCGTCGCGCGCCTGCCCTGCTGAGCAGCCCCACGCCCGCCAAGACAGCGGGCGCGGGGCAACGTGCAGAACGGCGTACGCGGCACCCTGTCACGCGGGATACGCCTTCAGCATTTGCCTTCGCGCCCGAATCGGGCTAGCCTGATTTTGCCTCGTGCGCTCACGCGCATACCGATGTTTCCGCACAGACAGGGGTAGGAAAAATGTCCAATAATGCCGATGTTTCCCGCGACAAACTCGTTTCCGACTTCAAGGTCGTGATCAGCGACGCCGAGGAACTGCTGAAGCTCACTGCCGGGCAGGCGGGCGACAAGCTGAGTGAAGTCCGCAGCCGCCTCAGCGACCGCATGGCAACCGCGAAAGACCGCATTTCCGATATGGAGGCGGTCGCCATGGAACAGGCGAAGAAGGTCGCCCATGCGACCGACGACTATGTGCACAAGAACCCGTGGCAGGCGGTCGGCATCGCCGCCGGCGTAGCTTTCCTGCTGGGCCTGCTGTCGGGTCGTCGCTGAACCCGTGGCCGAGGAGCACAAGCCGCGCCTTGCGAGCAGCCTGCGCGGGCTGCTCGATACCGGGCTCGCGACCGCGCAGACGCGGCTGGAGCTGCTCGCCGTCGAGGCGCAGGAAGAGAAGCTGCGGCTCACCGCCCTGCTGTTCAACACGCTGTTGAGCGCGGTGTTCCTCGGCTTCGGGGTGGTGTTCCTGGCGGTGTTCCTGACCGTGCTGTTCTGGGAGGAACACCGTCTGCTCGCGCTCGGTCTGGGCGCGGTCGTGCTGCTCGCCGCCGGGGTGCTCGCGGCGAGCAACGCGGCGCGCGAAGTGAAGCGTGGCAGCCGCCTGTTCGCCGCCAGTCTGGGCGAACTCGCACGCGATCGCGACGCACTGCGGCCGCGCGAATGAATCCGCGGCGGCTAGAACTGGCGTTGAGGAAGCAGCGCCTGCAGTTCGACGCCGAGCGGCAACGCGAAACGCTCGTCGCCGGGCTGGAACGCATCGAATCCGTGCTCGACGTCGTCGACCGCGCCCGCGACCGCGCTCAGGGGCTGCGCGAGCACGCGCCACTGCTCTCCGCACTCGCGTTCGCCGCCGTGCTCTACCGTCCGCGCCTGGCGCTGCGCGTCGCGCGCCGCGCCTGGGTCGGCTGGATGCTCTACCGCCGGCTGGGACGCGGCCTCGATCCCCTGATCGGCTTCCTGCGCCGCTTCGCTAGCTGAGGCGCTTCTTCGGCAGCACGAAGTTCAGCAGCACCGCCGCGACCCCGCACAGGCTCACGCCCTGCAGCGCGACGCCGTCGAGGTTCAGCGCGAGGCCGCCGATGCCGAACACCAGCACCGAGGAGACGATCACGAGGTTGCGCGGCTCCTCGAGATCGACGCGCGCGGCGATCAGCGCCTTCAGGCCGATGCTCGCAACCGAGCCGAACAGCAGCATCATGATGCCGCCCATCACCGGCACCGGAATCGACTGCAGGATCGCGTTGAATTTGCCCAAGAAGGCCATCACGATCGCCAGCACCGCCGCCCAGGTCATGATCGCGGGGTTGAAGTTGCGCGTGAGCGTGACCGCCCCGGTCACTTCCGAGTAGGTCGTCACCGGCGGACCGCCGATCAGGCCGGCGAACGCGACCGCCAGCCCGTCGCCGGCGAGCGTGCGGTGCAGGCCGGGGCTCTCCGTGTAGTCCTTGCCGGTGACGCCGCCGATCGCGACGATGTCGCCGACGTGCTCGATCGCCGGTGCGAGCGCGACCGGCAGCAGGAACAGGATCGCCGCCCACTCGAAGCGCGGCGCGGTGAATTGCGGCAGCGCGAGCCAGGGCGCGGCGGAGATCTTGCCGAAATCGACCAGGCCCAGCATCGCCGAAAGCATGTAGCCGACCAGCACCCCGGCGAGGATGGGCACGAGCTTGAGGAAGCCGCGCGACCACACCGCGACGACGACGGTGGTGCCGAAGGAGGCTGCGGCGATCAGCATCGCCGTCGCGTAGGGCACGAGTTCGGCCTTGCCGTCGCCGCTCTTGCCCATCGCCATGTTCACGGCCACCGCCGCGAGCGACAGGCCAATGATCATGATGATCGGCCCGATCACCACCGGCGGCATGTACTTGTGCACGATCTCCGCGCCATGGCGCCACACCAGGCCGGCGAAGACGAAATACACGAGGCTCACGCAGATCATGCCGCCCATCGTCGCGGCGGGCCCCCACGTCTGCATGCTGTAGATGATGGGCGCGATGAAGGCGAAGCTGGAGCCGAGGAAGATCGGCACCTGGCGGCCGGTGACGAGTTGGAACAGCAGCGTGCCCACGCCCGCGCCGAGCAGCGCCATGC
This genomic interval carries:
- a CDS encoding tetratricopeptide repeat protein; the protein is MKSTDLAGNPLSPTDDAALAHYARALQEFHCYRGDPVATINAATAIQPDFVMGHVLHAWLHLLGTEPEGLAVARDDAAKAAACAPNRREQAHLDAIAHFAGGRWEAAGRVLEDLAIEWPRDILALQAGHLVDFYRGDSRMLRDRIARTLPAWDASLPGYHALLGMHAFGCEETGDYRRAEAQGRRALELEPRDSWAHHALAHVIEMEGRTADGIAWMRERQPHWAEDNFFAVHNWWHLAIFHLDRDEIDEALALFDGPIHGPRSVLMLDLVDASALLCRLQFAGIDVAARWTSIAECWRTSAQPGLYAFNDLHAMMAWLGAGQDANAGDWMAAQRNLDAAQIGDHAEIGATVGEPLLRAFGDLAAGRCAAAVETLRSVRPIAHRFGGSHAQRDLVDLALIEAALRGGQVPLARALINERLVRKPDSAINRRLVARLPC
- a CDS encoding DUF883 family protein translates to MSNNADVSRDKLVSDFKVVISDAEELLKLTAGQAGDKLSEVRSRLSDRMATAKDRISDMEAVAMEQAKKVAHATDDYVHKNPWQAVGIAAGVAFLLGLLSGRR
- a CDS encoding phage holin family protein; the protein is MAEEHKPRLASSLRGLLDTGLATAQTRLELLAVEAQEEKLRLTALLFNTLLSAVFLGFGVVFLAVFLTVLFWEEHRLLALGLGAVVLLAAGVLAASNAAREVKRGSRLFAASLGELARDRDALRPRE
- a CDS encoding YqjK-like family protein; this encodes MNPRRLELALRKQRLQFDAERQRETLVAGLERIESVLDVVDRARDRAQGLREHAPLLSALAFAAVLYRPRLALRVARRAWVGWMLYRRLGRGLDPLIGFLRRFAS
- a CDS encoding uracil-xanthine permease family protein; the encoded protein is MRELPIEGSEPLWRQAISGAQILFVAFGALVLVPLLTGLNPSMALLGAGVGTLLFQLVTGRQVPIFLGSSFAFIAPIIYSMQTWGPAATMGGMICVSLVYFVFAGLVWRHGAEIVHKYMPPVVIGPIIMIIGLSLAAVAVNMAMGKSGDGKAELVPYATAMLIAAASFGTTVVVAVWSRGFLKLVPILAGVLVGYMLSAMLGLVDFGKISAAPWLALPQFTAPRFEWAAILFLLPVALAPAIEHVGDIVAIGGVTGKDYTESPGLHRTLAGDGLAVAFAGLIGGPPVTTYSEVTGAVTLTRNFNPAIMTWAAVLAIVMAFLGKFNAILQSIPVPVMGGIMMLLFGSVASIGLKALIAARVDLEEPRNLVIVSSVLVFGIGGLALNLDGVALQGVSLCGVAAVLLNFVLPKKRLS